The sequence below is a genomic window from Sparus aurata chromosome 6, fSpaAur1.1, whole genome shotgun sequence.
AGGAATGTGTTATAATTGCTCCAAATTGGCAAGAAATCTGCTAATTATCAGCAAATCAGTTCAAGCAGTAACATTTGATATTATCATTCTGATATACGAGCATCTTCATGTTACATCATAGTTGATGTTATAATGGTTACAGTCAGTTTCAGTAGTttgagtatttttgtgttttcttatgtTTCATGTTCAAGGTGCTGTTATTACACCATCAGCAGTAGTTTCCATGTGgctccagcagggggagcaCACAACTGTTGAGGGAGAGCTCAGTTTCACATGTTCTTCTAACTAAAACTTTTTCCCCTGGTTTGTTCTCAGATGGAACAAAGAAATAAGGAACTTATAAATATTATCCTGGCAAACCTCCTGTGTTGATATGTGTTGATCCAATACATAACATGAACTTACCTCGATTAAAGCCGACTGTGATGCGCTTTGTAGCTCTAAGCCCAAACAGTACTGCAGCAAGAACTACAGCAAGAATTGCAGCTcctaaaacaaatgcaaaaactaGCCATCCAACGGCCACTTTGGTGGTTTGGTCCTCGACGAGTTTCTCTGAAACACATCACAAAGAGTTCACGTTAAACTCAAAGTGTTACTGATTATCATGGACATCACACTGAACATAGACTACACAGAACAACATTTAAAAGGtgtttaaaacactttaaacttATAACACATGCAGAATTAAATTCATTTGATGAGTAAAacatcaagacaaaaatctcaCCACAGATAAACGCGTAGATCTCGGCATTAATCTGATGACTAATTTCCTCCTGAGTGACCACACAGCGGTAGCGTCCTGTCTTGGTCACAGTGGTGTTGATGGTAACGTAGTAACGACCTCCTCTCTCTGAGACCTGAGGCTCCTCAGCAGGAAGGATGTTTCCAGAGCTGTCCTGCCACTCCACTTTAGGTTCTTGAGACGCTCCTCGAACTTTACACTGCAGCAGAGACCAGTCCTTTGTTTCATCCAGTATTGTGATGTACGGCTCTGGAGATGCAGCTGTgaacataacaaaaaataaaaaatattttaatgtagTAAcgacatgtttttgtgtttctaccCTCACTGGCTGTGGCTGTATTGTAAATTAGCTCAACACTACAAACCAGTCCAACCTCATGAAACGTCATATTCCATCTTGTGCATCACACTCTTCAAGAATTTAAGAAGTCAACTGGCTGAAGAGCTTTTACCTATCGACCTTCTTTCTTCTGAAATACTCTCTCATAAAGCCTTTATATTTAAACTTTGTGGCCCCCTTGTCGTCTCTCTCATGGAtcattgttgatttatttagaGATGGACACAATACATCCAAAAGTATCTTGTTATAAATGACAAATATTTGCATATCAAATCAAAATAAGAACCCTGGCATATGAATATGTATTTAGAATAAAAGCAATTTGTAattcaaaaaatacaaaaagactATCATCATATTTTAGACATTTGTTAGCCAAAATATGGTTAATATATGATAGACCACTGAGGCAGTGTCATCAGCTTTAACTACAAACCGCACCATGGCGTACTCATGTAATGCAGTAACAGTCTGAAAGTGAACATGTTGATGGGTGTTGCAGCTGGTTGGATCCAAATGCAAGATGGTCTCTTGTttattgaattaattaattaattaacaaaccattaatgtttaattattGAACAAAACTAAAGTAAAAGTGGCAACCCTTGACTGTAAGGCACATTCCTTAACATTTGTTTATACAGTCATAAGTTTTAACtaacagttaattaaaaaaacaataagcaTTAAGTAACTTAACAAAtgtctttgtttacatttattaaaaggACCAACGTGTTAATTAAGGCATTACTAATATTAATATATGGTTGTTAAACATGTAAACGTGTATGTCCTGTCATTTCTTTAACTGTTTAATTGTGTATTTAAGGCTAATAAATGTCCATGAAGAggttttctttcctttatttcatgtaaacacaaatgtctttacTGATAGCCAAACTAAATATTATAGTGCAGTTTAAACTGTATCAGCATCACTGAAGTTGATTTACACAAACTTCTTGAAATGAATGACATGACATACTTGTTAACAACTTTATCAGTCTATACTAATATTAGTAActtagttaaagggatattccggtgtaagtttaatccatggtctaaatcaccgtgaaactgtgttagactccctttcaagagatcaagttagcagaccgctaatttacggagttttatcaacctcagaaacgaccgcacgacaacaatacactgcagtaaatggatccaaatataaaccgccaccaaaaagccacaaataatgctcagaacagcaccaaacttcagcaacagtacaaatagggtctcagcacatagtccggggcatctaacctttctgaggatgctaaagctacgtatgctagcgctctgcaaactgtatctctcgaggggggggtCCTACTCGTTGTCaaggtgtgttagaacatggattataTTTAcatcggaatatccctttaagtgttaCCTTTTAAGTTTTTACTGCGGCTCAATTCAATTATGGATCACAGCTTAATTTTGATCACATTTTCATAGAATCATTATACAAGAAAAGCATCTTTCAACTTTAATTGTAATTTTAAATAGTGGTAATGACTTTTTGTCATAAAAGGCTTTTGGGCCTTTTGGATCGTGACTCAGTCGAGTCTTAAGAGACGATCAGGAGAAATCACTGGCCTGAGTTGAtcgatgatgtcacagatttCTAGATCTGCAATGTGTGCTACAACTTTGTGACCCAGAATCTGAGTATCATTCAAAACGTTAGACACAATACTTCATATAAACACACTGCACGTTTACTTTTACAGGTTACTGTCAGGTTATGGTCCAAGGTTTCTACTTGAAATGGGCTAAAATGTCCTTTCACTTCGAAAATAGCGTCACTCTATAAACACCAGTTCTACGTATTCTAAGCTGAGGGAATAAATTATACATACATGCAAACCTGTTCTTCTTGTAACAATGAATTGATGCCACCGAACAAAGCCGTGCAGTTACAGCAGTTACAGCATGCTGCAGAAAATTTAGAGTAATAATATTGTTGTCTGTTTGCACAGATGTTCTTGCTCTGACTGAATTagtgaatgtgtttgtagtGTTCTCTGGCTGTTTATCCTCTCTAGCCAGCCTTAAGACAACTGCAGAACATTAATAGTTCTGTAGGCTGTATTAACTAGTGGCCTCTGACATTTACTAAATATCAGGTGGACCAGAGTGAACGTTGTGTTGGTGTCTGAACAGCTGATAAACACTGCAGATGTAGAGATCAGTAACATCATCATAATCAGGACTCATCACCTATTAATCCTTCTGTCTTTAAATATATCAGGATAAAAATGCTTCATTGTGACATCtaataaaataattgattaatcaaagcTGATTCCATGAAGTGATCAGCTGACATGATGTTGGTTGGTTCCTCTGCTCATGTCAACCTGCTGCACTATGAGAACAACACGTCTACATGGAGTTACTGGATCAGAACCTTTGAATGATACTGAGGCACAGAGAGCTGTAGCACACCTTACAGGTACAGagatcagtgacatcatcactcacCTGGGATTTCTCCTGATCGGTCTCTCAAGAGTTGTTCTAAAGGACAAATAAGAAGATTAGTTTTTGTGACGTGAACAGGCGATATTATGAACTTGTCATATGTGATTACTGGATTAATTTTTCAACATGAGCAGAGGCGCTGATTCACACAACAAAGGCCACATATCTAATGAGGAGCTGCATTCTTAAACTATCATCTACTAATTAAATGGATGACAAGATGTGTCAGAATCTCTCTTGAACTAAGCAGGAAGAAGTAATTAGGCAGCACTCCACTCAtcagtttcacatttcattttttaaccaTGTTGCAGATTTAGAAGATTGAAACCACAAGCAGCAGTTAgtgctggttagcttagcttagcataaagactgtaagCAGGGGAAACAGTTAGCATGGCTCTGtacaaaggtaaaaaaaaaagctcttgtCACACTATGGAGCAGTATTTCTATGAGTGGGTCACTGTGCCTGAGAATACAACAAATCCACAGTGTTTCACATACAGGTGACCTACCAGAGTCCTGCTGCTGGCAGCATGtaaagcagagaagaagaagaagaagatacagACACCAAGTTACAAACATGCATGTAAACACTGCAGCATATAAAATAAGCGTTGAACATGTATGCCAACACTGAactgatgtttgtttacaagatAAATCAGGAGTGGTTGGAGcgtgcaggagcagcagcacctGTATTAAACACCTGAGCTGAGATCACAGGCAGACTGGTTAGTAGTGCTGGGCGGTATATCGGTTCACACCGAATACCGGTGTATATTTTCCTTATGATATGAATTTTTAATATACCACCATACCGGTGTACTTGATTACACAACGTTCGGAACGCTGCGCTGCGCGACACTGTTTCAGACCGGACACTTTTCAGTGTTGGGCTTCTAAACAAGCACGGTCCGACTGCGAGGGTAAACAGAAGTGCTCTGGTGTTGCGTTAGAGTGAAGATGGATAGTATAGACATTGCAGATCAtgatttcatccgcggacgtcaagatgaacaactggacagctgctgagatccaggagatgctagcgtctcctcggtctctgtagctgtttggttgtgttagcttgttgttgtagcagcaagctgctaacggtcgctactttcaaattaaaagccccccgctaagaacccagttctgaAGTCCAATGGgatgcaatgtaaagctcttattttgaagacaaattcgacctgcttcctgttagctgtctgTTGCTTGAGGCAGCTAATGGGGGGGGGGCTTTTTGggaaagaaggaatattacacctcggttttagaaagacaaggcggcagagtgcagcctttacCTGGCTGCAAATGTGCCTAAAAGGGACTAGtaatccctctctctcacacctgattatgcatgaaaaaaaaaataccgtCATATACCGTGAAACcgaattttgaaaaataccaTGATATACATTTTTGGTCATACCTCCCAGCACTACTACttagagagcagaagaagagctgcagcttctccaccaaacagagacagagaaggaaaacTTGCAGGTTATTGATTTGAGCAGCTTGttaggaaagaaagaagaaaaacccatgagaaaatatgtttacataCACACATTGAAACAAGTCTAGTGAGCAGACATGGGCGATCTAGTTTTCTTTCTGGTTTTTCATTCATATAAGAGCTTTTCCCAAAAAAACTATCTTTAatgcaatattgtgttttaatggtgcaAACAGAGAAACTGATCAGCTACGTCTGGTGTAATAATGTACAGAGCATCCCAGcattgagagaaaaaagaacCAATCACCATCCCTAAAGATAAGTCTGGTGTCATTCTATATTTTCccatcaaatattaaaaaacacaacatcatgtTTGTTCATCTCTCAATACTCTCTAACTTCTCTACTCTGgcactcagtgtgtttacatgacactcaagaaaaccgaattactgtgttagtccgactatgatcagatttttaagatgcatgtatacaccttagtctgactaaaatcagaccggatcagatttctcatagtcggattaaaacacccagattattcgattgatagtcgcattactcctgcatgtatacgttccatcagattggATTCAGATTTTGTGTTCTGCACAGGcagggtacagcgccacctagcgtaccgggtatgacatgctgtcaggacaataatccgattttctcaccggcatgtatactcggataattgcagttgtccgatcgagcagcagagtcgaactatggctgtaatctgactaagctgtgcatgtaaacgtactgagtaACTCTCATCCTCGAGCACACTGAAGATGTAAatcttcaaaaaaaatatttttgtctcACCTCAATCTCATTTTTAAAGAACACAGGGATGctcaacaaacacaccaacTTATATTATTGGTCAATGGctgataaaaacactgaataaagcTGATAATCTGAAGCTAAATTGTTTTAGCAGAACGCAGCATCTACACACTCAGAAGGTGGTGATACACACCTATAAAGctacacatgaagaagaagactaGTGAGCAAAAACTGTCAGAAAAGTTATCTTATCGGCAGGTAATTATCTGTTTCACtatcagctgaaaaaaatcagTCTGTAACTTCCGTAAGAATCAAAAGTTTTCAAATGTATCTCTAAGTTAAAAAGATATTGTAGATGTAGAGAACATGACAACTATCAGAGATTATCAGGTGTCAACAGGTGTAACTGATTGTAACAGGAGACTAAAAGGACTCAGAAGAAACAACGGTCAAACCTCCAACAACAGCTGGAGATCTTATCATACAGCAAATTAACTGTTTAATGAAAATactcaccaacaacaagctgaatgttgaaggtttgactcggctGAAGACGTGGAAAAATGCAGCTGTAGATCCCGCTGTCGGCCATCTTCACATTCTGGATCTTTATGGAGGCGTTGCCGTTCATCAGTTGATCTTGAAAATGTGAGACTCGACCTTTGAACTGCTTATCTTGACCTGTGCGGCCGTTATTGTAATGAAGTCCTGAATCATACATGAACACCTCCTTCTGACCATCTTTCTTCCAGTCAAACAGTTTTCCTGTGATGTCTTCCTTGGTGCTGATCAAACAGggtaaaacagcatcactgtCTTCTTCCACGACCACTTTGAAACctggacatgaaaaaaaaggatatttaaTCATGATGTTCAACAGAGAGCTGACAGGTGAAAACATTTGCTCTGAAACTCCAGATTATAAGCATGTTAGTTAGTAATCTAATTATTTATGGCTTTCATTGTTCCTCCACATATCATCTGCTTAGGGCCGAGTGATAAAATGATCTCAATCATTTTCAAGATAAATGTTTCCACTCGAGCTAGAGTTTTCAACGGGTCCGGTCCGGcccggcccgacaaacccgaccggacccgcaGGTTCGGGCCTAAAAAATACGCAAATGATCCGGGTCGGGTCAGGCCTCGGGCTTCCCATATTTtctaaaacacatttcttgcaggttgtaaattatatattgtttgttgtcaATCATTGCTGTTCACGTGTGATGAAGAGTCagtctggctgctgcttcatggGGAGGAGCAGACACAGACCTGACGCCGCTGCGTAAAGTTAcgataacaagtgtatgaggaaaacaatgcaggcgcGCAGGGGGTCGGATTCGGGCCgacaattcatgctggtgtgtcgggCTGCGTTGGGTTCGGGTTTAAAAACCCGTGGGCCAGGTCGGGTCGGGtcgtaattttcaggcccgttgagaagtCTAACTAGAGCTGAAaagtgtttatgttttattacgTGTTTCTGGATAtcttatatatacatatatatacacatactaTCGGCCTTAAAAATCCTTTATTGGTCGGCCTCTAGTATCTAAAGATATGATGCCTATAAGCACAAAACATGGCTTCAAGAATCtaatgactggaaaaaaaacccaggaaaaacattctaaTCATGCTGCtatcgatccaagtcatgtatatcagggctccagactaactaTTATTACACCAGGAGCACAGTGACCTCAGACTGAACATTTTAGAAGTACAATCACAAAATGTAAGGGGTGCACACTGTAAAATCAACATGCaaagcaaatattcacatttcctCTCATTAGTATTGCTGATAAATACTTTGATAATAAATTCAGAAATAACGtgtaatgtgttgttttaaattctctgttacattttattgtgaaCTTTTGAAGAAGCAACATAAGATAAATAAGATATACAGACAGAACCATTACTGTTATTACAgtacaatattaatgaacaTACATTCAGAAATCATAATTACAAATCTAAGTTCAGAAATGTAAACTAATTATGTGCTCAGTAACCTTCATATCCCTTCACAGTACACAGACCACAACttaacaaacactttaaatgtatgtaatatTTGGTAAAGGGTGGTTCTTCCA
It includes:
- the LOC115583253 gene encoding V-set domain-containing T-cell activation inhibitor 1-like produces the protein MSGFKLLPTALEGLSVFVCLFMLVGLIFGWDHGFKVVVEEDSDAVLPCLISTKEDITGKLFDWKKDGQKEVFMYDSGLHYNNGRTGQDKQFKGRVSHFQDQLMNGNASIKIQNVKMADSGIYSCIFPRLQPSQTFNIQLVVEQLLRDRSGEIPAASPEPYITILDETKDWSLLQCKVRGASQEPKVEWQDSSGNILPAEEPQVSERGGRYYVTINTTVTKTGRYRCVVTQEEISHQINAEIYAFICEKLVEDQTTKVAVGWLVFAFVLGAAILAVVLAAVLFGLRATKRITVGFNRGAAPEPTTTSNDLTKDIPLLQVGVTGDHQNENGSSKVPPEIVDV